The Osmia bicornis bicornis chromosome 16, iOsmBic2.1, whole genome shotgun sequence genome includes the window AGAAACTGGTGCATTTCTAGTCCCAAAAATAGCTTCATTTTTAAAGACATGTAAAtgatacaataaataattcaatgtGTACATTTTGTCTGATTCGGCGACGTTAAAAGTAACAGACATAAAAGAACAACATTCGTCGTGTGCTGGATATAAGGCACGAGTCCAATAAACGCCAATTTTAGCAACACCCCATAAGAGAGATTGTAAGGAATACCCATGAAATGTACCCCTTAAATACTGATCTCTTGTATCAGATGGATGAATTCCCATGGTTGCTAAATGCTTAGCTGAAAATAATCAGGAGTAATtgattaattacattaattaaatgaatgatatcaatgaaataaaagaaaaatgtttaccAAGATAATAATCTTCTTGTTTCCAATATTTACCACCAGTTATACATTTTGCAGAATTATCAAACATTGTGGTCAACTTTTTAAGAACTCCTTTACTGATTACATACCCAGCGTCAGCAGCATTATAAGATTGACCCCACATCACCACTGCATGGCCTAAATAATAATCGTCGGTATAATTTAGAGGGCCAAGCATATAACGTAAATTCTCAGGAATCACTAATGTGTCATCTTTTACAAATACAAGCCATTCCAAGGTTGCGTTATCTTTCCAAACATAGTTAAACGCTTCGCATAGAAGCTGCCAAGAGGAGACAAGCTTTTTGTCAAAGTTTCTAACAGGTACTTCAGAATCTTTCTGTT containing:
- the LOC114877992 gene encoding C1GALT1-specific chaperone 1-like protein isoform X1, translated to MHLYRFKSRSVFLVGFGIGILSALLLLTVQHVFNSMSIYERSFMNSYTTDLSKWFTSVTPTSQEITFQLWEEKKVKDRFANVTYGKWLENQQVKIKDIDMDTYLYGIKGKERLEADWLKSNVHLTCIVFVKKIKLARSIKDTWGKHCNKIYFFGQQKDSEVPVRNFDKKLVSSWQLLCEAFNYVWKDNATLEWLVFVKDDTLVIPENLRYMLGPLNYTDDYYLGHAVVMWGQSYNAADAGYVISKGVLKKLTTMFDNSAKCITGGKYWKQEDYYLAKHLATMGIHPSDTRDQYLRGTFHGYSLQSLLWGVAKIGVYWTRALYPAHDECCSFMSVTFNVAESDKMYTLNYLLYHLHVFKNEAIFGTRNAPVSVPDENVWKVALKEEFNITYLNNISSDAYYEIWHSKYSEPGQLIAQNYHGRN